In the Deinococcus depolymerans genome, one interval contains:
- a CDS encoding extracellular catalytic domain type 1 short-chain-length polyhydroxyalkanoate depolymerase translates to MNRAALLCLPLLLAACAQAPTSLALRAQATGTTTTGSATGAGVTRAYTLYTPAAGAGAARPLVVMLHGCTQSPTDFAAGTRMNDLADTQGFLVVYPEQPVSANQNRCWNWFEPAHQARGQGEPAAIRAVVDAVKGQGNVDGARVYVAGLSAGAAMSVILGATYPDVFSGVGVASGLEFRAATTSTAAFTAMSSGGPNPDAQGTAAYTAMGAFKRTVRTIVFHGSSDSTVSPVNGDQVAAQWVQTNDLADDGQDNGSRSAAQVTTRSGTVSGGRAYSVKSFAGGVVEQWSVTGMGHAWSGGSTAGSYTDPRGPDASAELWRFFSAGGPGGGGTTPDTTAPVLSVSPAPGTYVGPLTVTLALNEPGTVYVTTDGSDPASSASRVALVGGGSVTLTSSGTVRAYGVDTAGNASAAQASAYTLTAAPDTSVSFSSVASQDGYVAANTPSATTGGYVVTSGGIGVGDNADAPWKGVLSFDTSNLPDGATVTGATLTVRYSLTPNGNPWAGNAALGADVRSGCLGAGCALGTDDFAAAVTAGGAATFTAPPGTAAGTTLSAALNAAGLAAINRVGSTQVRLAFMGGTARSNGLSDYLTLGEGTQATLHLTYR, encoded by the coding sequence ATGAACCGCGCCGCCCTGCTGTGCCTTCCCCTTCTGCTGGCCGCCTGCGCTCAGGCTCCGACTTCTCTCGCGCTGCGTGCGCAGGCGACCGGCACGACAACCACGGGCAGCGCCACCGGGGCCGGCGTGACCCGCGCCTACACGCTGTACACCCCGGCGGCCGGAGCGGGCGCGGCCCGTCCACTGGTGGTCATGCTGCACGGCTGCACGCAGTCCCCGACGGATTTCGCGGCGGGCACCCGCATGAACGACCTCGCGGACACGCAGGGCTTTTTGGTGGTGTACCCGGAACAACCCGTCAGTGCCAACCAGAACAGATGCTGGAACTGGTTCGAACCGGCGCACCAGGCGCGCGGGCAGGGCGAACCGGCCGCAATCCGGGCCGTCGTGGACGCCGTGAAGGGCCAGGGGAACGTGGACGGCGCGCGGGTGTACGTGGCGGGTCTGTCGGCCGGCGCGGCCATGAGCGTGATCCTGGGAGCCACGTACCCGGACGTGTTCAGCGGCGTGGGGGTCGCGTCGGGCCTGGAGTTCAGGGCGGCCACGACCTCCACGGCGGCGTTCACGGCCATGAGCAGCGGCGGCCCGAATCCGGACGCGCAGGGCACGGCGGCGTACACCGCGATGGGCGCGTTCAAGCGGACGGTGCGGACCATCGTGTTCCACGGCAGCAGCGACTCCACGGTGTCCCCCGTGAACGGCGATCAGGTGGCGGCGCAGTGGGTGCAGACGAACGACCTCGCGGACGACGGGCAGGACAACGGGAGTCGCAGCGCGGCGCAGGTCACGACCCGTTCAGGCACGGTCAGTGGCGGCCGGGCGTACAGCGTGAAGTCCTTCGCGGGCGGCGTGGTCGAGCAGTGGTCGGTGACGGGCATGGGGCACGCCTGGAGTGGCGGGAGTACCGCCGGGTCGTACACGGACCCGCGGGGACCGGACGCCAGCGCGGAACTGTGGCGCTTCTTCAGTGCCGGCGGGCCGGGCGGGGGCGGCACGACGCCGGACACGACCGCGCCGGTCCTGAGCGTGTCCCCGGCGCCGGGCACGTACGTGGGACCGCTGACGGTCACGCTGGCCCTGAACGAGCCCGGCACCGTGTACGTCACCACGGACGGCAGCGATCCGGCCAGCAGCGCCTCGCGGGTCGCGCTGGTGGGCGGGGGCAGCGTCACGCTGACGAGCAGCGGCACCGTGCGGGCCTACGGGGTGGACACGGCGGGGAATGCGTCTGCGGCGCAGGCCTCCGCGTACACCCTGACGGCCGCGCCAGATACGTCCGTGTCGTTCAGTTCCGTGGCCTCCCAGGACGGGTACGTGGCGGCGAACACACCGTCCGCCACGACCGGCGGCTACGTGGTGACGTCCGGCGGGATCGGCGTGGGCGACAACGCGGACGCCCCGTGGAAGGGGGTGCTGTCGTTCGACACGTCGAACCTACCGGACGGGGCAACCGTGACCGGCGCGACCCTGACGGTGCGGTACAGCCTCACCCCGAACGGCAATCCCTGGGCGGGCAACGCGGCCCTGGGAGCCGACGTGCGCAGCGGTTGCCTGGGGGCAGGCTGCGCGCTGGGCACCGACGACTTCGCGGCGGCCGTCACGGCGGGGGGCGCGGCCACGTTCACGGCCCCCCCGGGCACGGCGGCCGGCACCACGCTCAGCGCGGCCCTGAACGCGGCGGGCCTCGCGGCGATCAACCGGGTGGGCAGCACGCAGGTGCGCCTCGCCTTCATGGGCGGCACTGCCCGCAGCAACGGCCTGAGCGACTACCTCACGCTGGGCGAGGGCACGCAGGCCACGCTCCATCTCACCTACCGCTGA
- a CDS encoding ABC transporter ATP-binding protein encodes MTRPDATDAFQKGFDTQLTRRILRYVRPYLPLVIGGVLLALLISLAAPLFALIQRHAIDTYLSPLALRTETDRDLLRRGLTGAALLYMGLKVVEFALQYAFTLAIGYLGQNVLRDIRADVFGKLQRLPLSYFDQNPVGRLITRVTSDVDAINQFITGGLVSLIQSSFIIVVYVVIMLSVNWQLALISFTVLPVLFLATNYFRARLRDAFRETRTQQATVNSKLNENITGMLTVQLFGRERRSALDFNLSNRALLSANENSVKWFSLFMPVVAVLGQVAVALILYFAARQILGVDASGAIAGAITVGTLFAFVQLSQQLFQPIQDLADVFNNLQAAMASSERIFGVLDTEESITDRPDARTLANFEGSVDFRKVWFSYDQTVTADTPDTDDRWILRGIDLHIRPGESVALVGATGAGKTSVTALVSRFYDVQRGSVNVDGIDVRDLAQHDLRRHVGVVLQDVFLFAGTIESNLTLNNPDIPHERVIEACRYVGVHDYILSLEHGYQTEVRERGATLSTGQKQLLAFARALIQNPDILLVLDEATANVDTETELRIQQALTRVMQGRTSIIIAHRLSTIEHCDRIVVMRKGRIVEQGSHHQLLEKGGYYARLHRLQYAQADAAD; translated from the coding sequence ATGACCCGCCCCGACGCCACCGACGCCTTCCAGAAAGGCTTCGACACCCAGCTGACCCGCCGCATCCTGCGCTACGTCCGCCCCTACCTGCCGCTGGTGATCGGCGGCGTGCTGCTGGCCCTGCTGATCTCGCTGGCCGCGCCGCTGTTCGCGCTGATCCAGCGGCACGCCATCGACACCTACCTGTCCCCGCTGGCCCTGCGCACCGAGACGGACCGCGACCTGCTGCGGCGCGGCCTGACCGGCGCGGCCCTGCTGTACATGGGCCTGAAGGTCGTGGAGTTCGCCCTGCAGTACGCCTTCACGCTCGCCATCGGCTACCTGGGGCAGAACGTGCTGCGCGACATCCGCGCCGACGTGTTCGGCAAGTTGCAGCGCCTGCCGCTGTCGTACTTCGACCAGAACCCGGTCGGCCGCCTGATCACCCGCGTCACCAGCGACGTGGACGCCATCAACCAGTTCATCACGGGCGGCCTGGTCAGCCTGATCCAGAGCAGCTTCATCATCGTCGTGTACGTGGTCATCATGCTCAGCGTGAACTGGCAGCTGGCGCTGATCTCATTCACGGTGCTGCCCGTCCTGTTCCTGGCCACCAACTACTTCCGCGCCCGCCTGCGCGACGCGTTCCGCGAGACCCGCACGCAGCAGGCCACCGTGAACAGCAAACTGAACGAGAACATCACGGGCATGCTGACCGTGCAGCTGTTCGGCCGCGAACGCCGCAGCGCCCTGGACTTCAACCTGAGCAACCGCGCCCTGCTGAGCGCCAACGAGAACTCCGTGAAGTGGTTCTCGCTGTTCATGCCGGTCGTCGCGGTCCTCGGGCAGGTGGCCGTCGCGCTGATCCTGTACTTCGCGGCCCGGCAGATCCTGGGCGTGGACGCCAGCGGCGCCATTGCCGGGGCCATCACGGTCGGCACGCTGTTCGCGTTCGTGCAGCTCTCGCAGCAGCTGTTCCAGCCCATCCAGGACCTCGCGGACGTGTTCAACAACCTCCAGGCGGCCATGGCCAGCAGCGAACGCATCTTCGGCGTGCTGGACACCGAGGAGAGCATCACCGACAGGCCGGACGCCCGGACCCTGGCGAACTTCGAGGGCAGCGTGGACTTCCGCAAGGTGTGGTTCTCGTACGACCAGACCGTCACCGCCGACACCCCAGACACCGACGACCGCTGGATCCTGCGCGGCATCGACCTGCACATCCGCCCCGGCGAGAGCGTCGCCCTGGTCGGCGCGACCGGCGCCGGCAAGACCAGCGTCACCGCGCTCGTCAGCCGCTTCTACGACGTGCAGCGCGGCAGCGTGAACGTGGACGGCATCGACGTGCGCGACCTCGCGCAGCACGACCTGCGCCGCCACGTGGGCGTCGTGCTGCAGGACGTGTTCCTGTTCGCCGGGACCATCGAGAGCAACCTGACCCTGAACAACCCGGACATTCCCCACGAACGCGTGATCGAGGCCTGCCGGTACGTGGGCGTACACGACTACATCCTGAGCCTCGAACACGGCTACCAGACCGAGGTCCGCGAACGCGGCGCGACCCTGTCCACCGGCCAGAAACAACTGCTGGCCTTCGCCCGCGCCCTGATCCAGAACCCGGACATCCTGCTCGTCCTCGACGAGGCCACCGCCAACGTCGACACCGAAACCGAACTGCGCATCCAGCAGGCCCTGACCCGCGTCATGCAGGGCCGCACCAGCATCATCATCGCCCACCGCCTCAGCACCATCGAACACTGCGACCGGATCGTGGTCATGCGCAAGGGCCGCATCGTCGAACAGGGCAGCCACCACCAGCTGCTCGAAAAGGGCGGGTACTACGCCCGCCTGCACCGCCTCCAGTACGCGCAGGCCGACGCCGCCGACTGA
- a CDS encoding ABC transporter ATP-binding protein produces the protein MDSFRTLIPYLRLHQRQYVIGLIAVVIANSVNLLPYYFIRLTIDGLTGQVDADPTTPGITLGTAGLYALGIVAAAMTAGSFMLLMRRMIVVASRQTEYEIRRDLFAHLQGLDKPYYDRARTGDLMNRLTGDLSAVREMLGFGAWQIVNIVSGFITAFSVMFSLSWQLTLIVLAIVPVIVGVLTYLARQINVRHRLAQEQNSLIAARAQENFSGARVVKGYAIENREIDDYRAMNLELLRRNIALTKVDGPLRSFMSLLLGLAFGLILLVGGRLILAPDSTFTVGMFVQFVGTLERLTFPMLMVGWITGVTQRGLASWLRLKEIFDSQALVRDEPGRTDPTLRSVRGDVTFENVTLRYGDKTVLNGVNLHVPAGTFLGITGPTGSGKTVLGQLLTRSMDPTSGRVLVDGHDVRVMPLRTLRDAISVVPQEPFLFSDTIANNIGFGLDNRDLPPVPTGVSVVGAPPPDDIPQQPDPARVREAARLAGLTEDVDGFPQGFDTSLGERGVTLSGGQRQRTAIARAVVREPRILILDDSLSAVDTETERRILDGLREISRGRTVILIAHRVSTLRHADQIVVLEDGRVTEQGSHDALLEQNGHYAQLERLQRLASDLDADDETPGDLAAPLDPEAAADRPEAAPTPEQVTR, from the coding sequence TTGGATAGTTTCCGCACCCTGATCCCGTACCTGCGGCTGCACCAGCGCCAGTACGTGATCGGCCTGATCGCCGTCGTGATCGCCAACTCGGTCAACCTGCTCCCGTACTACTTCATCCGGCTGACCATCGACGGCCTGACCGGCCAGGTCGACGCCGACCCCACCACGCCCGGCATCACGCTCGGCACCGCCGGCCTGTACGCCCTGGGCATCGTGGCCGCCGCCATGACCGCCGGGAGCTTCATGCTGCTGATGCGCCGCATGATCGTCGTCGCGTCCCGCCAGACCGAGTACGAGATCCGCCGCGACCTGTTCGCGCACCTGCAGGGCCTCGACAAGCCCTACTACGACCGCGCCCGCACCGGCGACCTGATGAACCGCCTGACCGGCGACCTGAGCGCCGTGCGCGAGATGCTGGGCTTCGGCGCGTGGCAGATCGTGAACATCGTCTCGGGCTTCATCACGGCCTTCTCGGTCATGTTCAGCCTCAGCTGGCAGCTCACGCTGATCGTCCTGGCGATCGTGCCGGTCATCGTGGGCGTCCTGACGTACCTCGCGCGGCAGATCAACGTCCGCCACCGCCTCGCGCAGGAACAGAACTCGCTGATCGCCGCCCGCGCCCAGGAGAACTTCAGCGGCGCCCGCGTCGTGAAGGGCTACGCCATCGAGAACCGCGAGATCGACGACTACCGCGCCATGAACCTCGAACTGCTGCGCCGCAACATCGCCCTGACCAAGGTGGACGGCCCGCTGCGGTCCTTCATGAGCCTCCTGCTGGGCCTCGCCTTCGGCCTGATCCTGCTCGTCGGCGGCCGCCTGATCCTCGCGCCGGACAGCACCTTCACGGTCGGCATGTTCGTGCAGTTCGTGGGAACCCTGGAACGCCTGACCTTCCCGATGCTGATGGTCGGCTGGATCACCGGCGTCACGCAGCGCGGCCTGGCTTCCTGGCTGCGCCTGAAGGAGATCTTCGACTCGCAGGCCCTGGTGCGCGACGAACCGGGCCGCACCGACCCCACGCTGCGCAGCGTGCGCGGCGACGTGACCTTCGAGAACGTCACCCTGCGCTACGGCGACAAGACCGTCCTGAACGGCGTGAACCTGCACGTGCCCGCCGGGACCTTCCTGGGCATCACCGGCCCCACCGGCAGCGGCAAGACGGTGCTGGGGCAACTGCTGACCCGCTCGATGGACCCCACCAGCGGCCGCGTCCTCGTGGACGGCCACGACGTGCGCGTCATGCCGCTGCGCACCCTGCGCGACGCGATCAGCGTGGTCCCGCAGGAACCGTTCCTGTTCAGCGACACCATCGCCAACAACATCGGCTTCGGCCTGGACAACCGCGACCTGCCGCCCGTCCCGACCGGCGTGAGCGTCGTCGGCGCGCCCCCACCCGACGACATCCCCCAGCAGCCCGACCCCGCCCGCGTGCGCGAGGCCGCCCGCCTCGCCGGCCTGACCGAGGACGTGGACGGCTTCCCGCAGGGCTTCGACACCAGCCTCGGCGAGCGCGGCGTGACCCTCAGCGGCGGGCAGCGGCAACGCACCGCCATCGCCCGCGCCGTCGTCCGCGAACCCCGCATCCTGATCCTCGACGACTCCCTGAGCGCCGTGGATACCGAGACCGAACGCCGCATCCTGGACGGCCTGCGCGAGATCAGCCGGGGCCGCACCGTCATCCTGATCGCGCACCGCGTCAGCACCCTGCGCCACGCCGACCAGATCGTCGTCCTCGAGGACGGCCGCGTCACCGAACAGGGCAGCCACGACGCCCTGCTCGAGCAGAACGGCCACTACGCGCAACTGGAGCGCCTGCAACGCCTCGCCAGTGACCTCGACGCGGACGACGAGACCCCCGGCGATCTCGCCGCTCCCCTCGACCCCGAGGCGGCCGCCGACCGGCCGGAAGCCGCCCCCACCCCCGAACAGGTGACCCGATGA
- the tuf gene encoding elongation factor Tu, which yields MAKGTFERTKPHVNVGTIGHVDHGKTTLTAAITFTAAASDPTIEKLAYDQIDKAPEEKARGITINTAHVEYNTPTRHYSHVDCPGHADYVKNMITGAAQMDGAILVVSSADGPMPQTREHILLARQVGVPYIVVFMNKVDMVDDEELLELVEMEVRELLSKYEFPGDDLPVVKGSALQALEALQANPKTARGEDKWVDRIWELLDAVDSYIPTPERATDKTFLMPVEDVFTITGRGTVATGRVERGVVKVQDEVEIIGLRDTKKTTVTGIEMHRKLLDSGMAGDNVGVLLRGVARDDVERGQVLAKPGSIKPHTKFEASVYVLSKDEGGRHSAFFGGYRPQFYFRTTDVTGVVELPEGVEMVMPGDNITFVVELIKPIAMEEGLRFAIREGGRTVGAGVVAKVIE from the coding sequence ATGGCTAAAGGAACGTTTGAACGCACCAAACCCCACGTGAACGTGGGCACCATCGGTCACGTCGACCACGGCAAGACCACCCTCACCGCGGCCATCACCTTCACGGCCGCCGCCTCGGACCCCACCATCGAAAAACTGGCCTACGACCAGATCGACAAGGCCCCCGAGGAAAAAGCCCGCGGTATCACCATCAACACCGCCCACGTCGAGTACAACACCCCCACCCGCCACTACAGCCACGTTGACTGCCCCGGCCACGCCGACTACGTCAAGAACATGATCACCGGAGCCGCCCAGATGGACGGCGCCATCCTGGTGGTCAGCAGCGCCGACGGCCCCATGCCCCAGACCCGCGAGCACATCCTGCTCGCCCGCCAGGTCGGCGTGCCCTACATCGTCGTGTTCATGAACAAGGTCGACATGGTCGACGACGAAGAACTCCTCGAACTCGTCGAAATGGAAGTCCGTGAACTCCTGAGCAAGTACGAGTTCCCCGGCGACGACCTCCCCGTCGTCAAGGGCAGCGCCCTGCAGGCCCTCGAAGCCCTGCAGGCCAACCCCAAGACCGCCCGCGGCGAAGACAAGTGGGTTGACCGCATCTGGGAACTGCTCGACGCGGTGGACAGCTACATCCCCACCCCCGAGCGCGCCACGGACAAGACCTTCCTGATGCCCGTCGAAGACGTGTTCACGATCACCGGGCGCGGCACCGTCGCGACCGGCCGCGTGGAACGTGGCGTGGTGAAGGTCCAGGACGAAGTGGAAATCATCGGTCTGCGCGACACGAAGAAGACCACGGTGACCGGGATCGAAATGCACCGCAAGCTGCTGGACAGCGGCATGGCGGGCGACAACGTGGGCGTGCTGCTGCGCGGCGTGGCGCGTGACGACGTGGAACGCGGTCAGGTGCTGGCGAAGCCCGGCAGCATCAAGCCGCACACGAAGTTCGAAGCGAGCGTGTACGTGCTGAGCAAGGACGAAGGCGGGCGTCACAGCGCGTTCTTCGGCGGGTACCGCCCGCAGTTCTACTTCCGCACGACGGACGTGACGGGCGTGGTGGAACTGCCCGAAGGCGTGGAAATGGTCATGCCCGGCGACAACATCACGTTCGTGGTGGAACTGATCAAGCCGATCGCGATGGAAGAAGGCCTGCGCTTCGCCATCCGCGAAGGTGGCCGCACCGTCGGCGCCGGCGTCGTCGCCAAGGTCATCGAGTAA
- the rpmG gene encoding 50S ribosomal protein L33 → MAKDGPRIIVKMESSAGTGFYYTTTKNRRNTQAKMELRKYDPVAKKHVVFKEKKV, encoded by the coding sequence ATGGCGAAAGACGGCCCCCGCATCATCGTGAAAATGGAAAGCAGCGCAGGCACCGGCTTCTACTACACGACCACCAAGAACCGCCGCAACACGCAGGCCAAGATGGAACTGCGCAAGTACGACCCCGTCGCCAAGAAGCACGTGGTCTTCAAAGAGAAGAAGGTCTGA